In Salvelinus namaycush isolate Seneca chromosome 36, SaNama_1.0, whole genome shotgun sequence, one DNA window encodes the following:
- the LOC120030434 gene encoding placenta-specific gene 8 protein-like — protein MAVHQQQITTVTTTQRSGEWSTGLCDCCSDMGTCCCALWCFPCLQCQTASHFGWCLCMPLLDPCAFMAVSCCMRSSMRERYGIQGSTCGDVALVCCCYVCTWCQMAREVKTQTTSGPQQVHVVTQQVHMA, from the exons ATGGCTGTCCACCAGCAGCAGATCACCACTGTAACAACCACCCAGAGGTCGGGGGAATGGAGCACAGGACTGTGTGACTGCTGCTCTGACATGGGCACCT gTTGTTGTGCCTTGTGGTGCTTCCCCTGTCTTCAGTGTCAGACCGCCTCCCACTTCGGCTGGTGTCTCTGCATGCCCCTCCTGGACCCATGTGCCTTTATGGCTGTCTCCTGCTGCATGCGCTCCTCCATGAGAGAACGCTACGGCATCCAG GGTTCGACGTGTGGAGATGTCGCATTGGTGTGTTGCTGCTACGTCTGTACCTGGTGCCAGATGGCCCGTGAGGTTAAGACGCAGACCACATCAGGCCCCCAACAGGTTCACGTGGTCACCCAACAAGTTCACATGGCTTAG